In Chryseobacterium oranimense, a single window of DNA contains:
- a CDS encoding SDR family oxidoreductase, giving the protein MNTFKNKLAIVTGGNSGIGYAAAKELIAEGATVIITGRRKEAIEKAAEELGAIPFVADQGKLEDIESLKSKVENQFEKVDILFINAGITGTLGSIENMSSENFDQVMDINFRGAYFTLSKFIPLLNNGASVVFLSSVVASTHKPNSSVYQASKAALNSIAKTAAAELAPRKIRVNMVSPGPTKTNIMTKAGLDKKTLEGLDEWLIDQIPLKKMGTVEDVAKAVLYLSDNNLASFITGTEIIIDGGMVL; this is encoded by the coding sequence ATGAATACATTTAAGAACAAACTAGCCATTGTGACCGGAGGAAACAGCGGAATTGGCTATGCAGCTGCAAAGGAATTAATAGCAGAAGGTGCAACGGTGATTATTACCGGAAGAAGAAAAGAGGCTATTGAAAAAGCAGCTGAAGAATTGGGAGCCATCCCGTTTGTAGCAGATCAGGGAAAATTAGAAGATATTGAATCTTTAAAATCAAAGGTCGAAAATCAGTTTGAAAAAGTTGATATCTTGTTTATTAATGCAGGAATCACAGGAACATTAGGCTCAATTGAAAATATGAGCTCAGAGAATTTCGATCAGGTAATGGATATCAATTTTCGGGGAGCTTATTTCACATTAAGCAAATTCATTCCTTTATTAAATAACGGAGCTTCAGTTGTTTTTTTATCATCGGTTGTCGCATCCACTCACAAACCCAATAGTTCGGTTTACCAGGCAAGTAAAGCCGCTTTAAATTCAATTGCCAAAACAGCTGCAGCAGAACTAGCACCAAGAAAGATCCGTGTCAATATGGTAAGCCCGGGACCTACGAAAACAAACATTATGACTAAGGCAGGTCTGGATAAAAAGACGTTGGAAGGACTTGATGAATGGCTGATTGATCAAATTCCTTTGAAAAAAATGGGAACTGTGGAAGATGTTGCAAAAGCCGTACTGTATTTATCAGATAATAACTTGGCAAGCTTTATAACAGGTACGGAAATTATCATTGACGGAGGAATGGTTCTGTAG
- a CDS encoding helix-turn-helix domain-containing protein, which yields MERDQTEELRALQDTLYFIGGKWRIPVINSICNGHRRFREIERSIPGITTRMLSKELKDMELNKLVKRNVYPDTPVLIEYEPTEYCRTFGKIITEMINWGREHRRVIVEDKI from the coding sequence ATGGAAAGAGACCAAACCGAAGAACTAAGAGCCCTACAGGATACCCTCTATTTTATTGGAGGAAAATGGAGAATTCCTGTGATCAATTCAATCTGTAACGGACACAGACGTTTTCGCGAGATCGAACGTAGTATACCGGGAATTACCACAAGAATGCTTTCAAAAGAGTTAAAAGATATGGAGCTGAATAAACTGGTCAAACGGAATGTTTACCCCGATACTCCGGTTTTAATAGAATATGAACCTACAGAATACTGCAGGACATTCGGGAAAATCATTACAGAGATGATCAATTGGGGAAGGGAGCACAGAAGGGTGATTGTGGAGGATAAAATTTAA